The following coding sequences are from one Streptomyces angustmyceticus window:
- a CDS encoding alpha/beta fold hydrolase, giving the protein MTAYVLVAGGHMGGWLWRDVVERLRERGAEAHAATLTGLGDRRHLAGPETDLETHIEDLVQLIDHVDAPEVVLVAHCHGSFPALGAADRRPDRVSRIVYVSAPLPMDGFSVHSLVDAFEPDPAVRDGWRQRAEGAEDGWRIPPLSLDAVQGWNNTAGVSADALARLARLASPQPLGALTQPLRLSGATAELPSTGVFCTGTGMDIAVVESLVRSGDPRFQVLAEPHVGFFELATGHWPMLSVPDRLADVLLRAAAGEGQRVTA; this is encoded by the coding sequence ATGACGGCGTATGTGCTGGTGGCGGGCGGTCATATGGGCGGCTGGCTGTGGCGGGACGTGGTGGAGCGGCTGCGGGAGCGGGGCGCCGAGGCCCACGCGGCCACGCTCACGGGCCTGGGCGACCGCCGCCATCTGGCGGGCCCGGAAACGGACTTGGAGACCCATATCGAGGATCTGGTACAGCTCATCGATCATGTGGACGCGCCCGAGGTGGTACTCGTCGCGCACTGTCACGGCAGCTTCCCGGCGCTGGGCGCCGCCGACCGGCGCCCGGACCGGGTGTCCCGGATCGTGTACGTGTCGGCGCCCCTGCCGATGGACGGTTTCTCGGTGCACAGCCTGGTGGACGCGTTCGAGCCCGATCCCGCGGTCCGCGACGGGTGGCGGCAACGGGCCGAAGGGGCCGAGGACGGCTGGCGGATCCCCCCGCTTTCACTCGACGCCGTGCAGGGCTGGAACAACACCGCAGGCGTCAGCGCAGACGCGCTGGCCCGGCTCGCCCGCCTGGCCTCGCCGCAGCCGCTGGGCGCGCTCACCCAGCCGCTCCGGCTGTCGGGTGCCACCGCCGAACTGCCCAGCACCGGCGTCTTCTGCACCGGCACGGGGATGGACATCGCCGTGGTCGAGTCCCTGGTGCGGTCGGGGGATCCGCGCTTCCAGGTGCTCGCCGAGCCCCATGTGGGCTTCTTCGAACTCGCCACCGGGCACTGGCCGATGCTCTCCGTCCCGGACCGGCTCGCCGACGTGCTGCTCCGGGCCGCCGCGGGTGAGGGGCAGCGGGTGACGGCGTAG
- a CDS encoding MerR family transcriptional regulator codes for MTGSASPDGMWSIGELAEQAGVTVKTVRFYSDRGLLPEAGRSAGGHRRYGPGALDRLRLIRSLRTLDLPLPEVRRILAQEDAPGAADALEDAVAGQLRDLGTQLAALRWREAALHLLRDCTPEERADRLRLIGAVSIPPSTDVLARFWRHVLPPRLPARLLSTLLEAAVPQPPADPTPSQVLVFARLHAVATDRRVVDIDVRRLAPRTPDESCRPAVLYEGLVEACALASADVRDRRPPYAGEALDCFVAAHAGLRGTRDTPAFRRQLSAQLGRIAHPLLDRYWQLVGELPSASRQPTIGAMDDWLRAALDAQVA; via the coding sequence ATGACCGGGTCCGCGTCCCCCGACGGCATGTGGAGCATCGGCGAACTCGCCGAGCAGGCAGGCGTCACCGTCAAGACCGTCCGCTTCTACTCGGACCGCGGCCTGCTGCCCGAGGCCGGCCGCAGCGCCGGGGGCCACCGCCGGTACGGCCCCGGGGCCCTGGACCGGCTCCGCCTGATCCGTTCGCTGCGCACCCTCGACCTGCCGCTGCCGGAGGTGCGGCGGATCCTTGCCCAGGAGGACGCGCCGGGCGCGGCGGACGCCCTGGAGGACGCCGTCGCGGGGCAGCTCCGGGACCTCGGCACGCAACTGGCCGCCCTGCGCTGGCGGGAGGCCGCCCTGCACCTTCTCCGCGACTGCACGCCCGAGGAACGCGCCGACCGCCTGCGCCTGATCGGTGCGGTGAGCATCCCGCCGAGCACGGACGTCCTGGCCCGCTTCTGGCGTCATGTCCTCCCCCCGCGGCTCCCGGCCCGCCTGCTCTCCACGCTGCTCGAAGCGGCCGTGCCGCAGCCCCCGGCCGACCCGACCCCGTCCCAGGTGCTGGTCTTCGCCCGGCTGCACGCCGTCGCCACCGACCGCCGTGTCGTCGACATCGACGTCCGCCGCCTCGCCCCCCGAACCCCCGACGAGTCCTGCCGCCCGGCCGTCCTCTACGAGGGGCTGGTCGAGGCGTGCGCGCTCGCCTCGGCGGACGTACGAGACCGGCGGCCCCCGTACGCGGGCGAAGCCCTCGACTGCTTCGTCGCCGCCCACGCCGGCCTGCGCGGCACGCGGGACACCCCTGCCTTCCGCCGCCAACTCAGCGCCCAGCTGGGCCGGATCGCGCATCCGCTCCTGGACCGCTACTGGCAACTCGTCGGCGAACTTCCCTCCGCTTCCCGCCAGCCGACCATCGGCGCCATGGACGACTGGCTCCGCGCCGCGCTGGACGCACAGGTCGCTTAG
- the hemB gene encoding porphobilinogen synthase, which translates to MTKYGSFPGARPRRLRTTPAMRRMVAEHRLDPADLILPAFVREGIGEPVPISAMPGVVQHTRDTLRKAAVEAVEAGVAGIMLFGVPEDAKKDGVGTAGTDPDGILQVALRDVRDEVGDDLIIMSDLCLDEFTDHGHCGVLDAEGRVDNDATLERYAEMAQVQADAGAHVVAPSGMMDGQVGVIRDALDQTSHEDVSILAYTVKYSSAFYGPFREAVGSSLQGDRKTYQQDPANLRESLRELALDLAEGADMVMVKPALPYLDVLAKVAETADVPVAAYQISGEYAMIEAAAEKGWIDRDKAILEALTGIKRAGADMILTYWATEVARGL; encoded by the coding sequence ATGACGAAGTACGGAAGCTTTCCCGGTGCGCGGCCGCGGCGGCTGCGTACCACGCCCGCGATGCGGCGGATGGTGGCCGAACACCGGCTGGACCCCGCCGACCTGATCCTTCCCGCGTTCGTGCGGGAGGGCATCGGCGAGCCGGTGCCGATCTCCGCGATGCCGGGCGTCGTCCAGCACACCCGCGACACGCTGCGCAAGGCCGCCGTGGAGGCGGTCGAGGCGGGGGTCGCCGGGATCATGCTGTTCGGGGTGCCGGAGGACGCCAAGAAGGACGGCGTGGGCACGGCGGGCACCGATCCGGACGGCATCCTGCAGGTCGCCCTCCGTGACGTGCGGGACGAGGTCGGCGACGACCTCATCATCATGTCGGACCTGTGCCTGGACGAGTTCACCGACCACGGCCACTGCGGCGTCCTGGACGCCGAGGGGCGGGTCGACAACGACGCGACGCTGGAGCGCTACGCCGAGATGGCGCAGGTGCAGGCCGACGCGGGCGCCCATGTCGTGGCGCCCAGCGGGATGATGGACGGGCAGGTCGGCGTCATCCGTGACGCGCTCGACCAGACCTCCCACGAGGACGTCTCGATCCTGGCCTACACGGTGAAGTACTCCTCCGCCTTCTACGGGCCCTTCCGGGAGGCCGTCGGCTCGTCGCTCCAGGGCGACCGCAAGACCTACCAGCAGGACCCGGCCAACCTCCGCGAGTCGCTGCGCGAGCTGGCGCTCGACCTGGCGGAGGGCGCCGACATGGTCATGGTCAAGCCGGCGCTGCCGTACCTCGACGTGCTGGCGAAGGTCGCGGAGACGGCGGACGTGCCCGTCGCCGCGTACCAGATCTCCGGTGAGTACGCGATGATCGAGGCGGCCGCCGAGAAGGGCTGGATCGACCGGGACAAGGCGATCCTGGAGGCGCTGACCGGCATCAAGCGGGCCGGCGCCGACATGATCCTCACGTACTGGGCGACGGAGGTCGCGCGGGGGCTGTGA
- a CDS encoding CsbD family protein → MTAKRKMQAKGAQVIGAMKEVVGRATHNRKLEAEGKAEKHAGQGLDAAEKTKDAVRRPWQH, encoded by the coding sequence ATGACCGCCAAGCGCAAGATGCAGGCCAAGGGCGCGCAGGTGATCGGCGCCATGAAGGAAGTCGTCGGCCGGGCCACGCACAACCGCAAGCTGGAGGCCGAGGGCAAGGCCGAGAAGCACGCAGGTCAGGGGCTGGACGCGGCCGAGAAGACCAAGGACGCGGTACGCAGGCCCTGGCAGCACTGA
- the bla gene encoding class A beta-lactamase: MQRAAHRNGRPATPAGGPPRRAALGTGAGLLAAGLLASATPPAAARPRTARTPYAALRRLEHAHRARVGAFAHNTVTGATAAYRAHARVPLCSVFKTLAVAAVLRDLDRDGETLARRIRYTAADLVDNSPVTERHVATGLTIADLCAAALRRSDNTAANLLLRELGGPAAVTAFARSLGDRTTRLDRWEPDLNSAEPWRTTDTTSPAAIGTAYARLLVGDALAPSDRGRLTAWMKGNETSAHRFRAALDEDWTVADKTGTGSYGTGNDVGVAWTPDGTPIVLAVLTSKPEQAADADDALIASVTRVLVRAVAD; this comes from the coding sequence ATGCAGCGAGCAGCACACCGGAACGGCCGGCCGGCCACGCCCGCCGGCGGTCCGCCCCGGCGCGCCGCGCTGGGCACCGGAGCCGGACTCCTGGCGGCGGGCCTCCTGGCGTCCGCCACCCCGCCCGCGGCCGCGCGGCCCCGTACCGCCCGCACGCCGTACGCGGCGCTGCGCCGGCTGGAGCACGCGCACCGGGCACGGGTCGGCGCCTTCGCCCACAACACGGTCACCGGCGCGACGGCCGCCTACCGCGCCCACGCCCGGGTCCCCCTCTGCTCGGTCTTCAAGACCCTTGCCGTCGCCGCGGTGCTGCGCGACCTCGACCGCGACGGGGAGACCCTGGCCCGCCGCATCCGCTACACCGCCGCCGACCTCGTCGACAACTCGCCCGTCACCGAGCGGCACGTCGCCACCGGCCTGACCATCGCCGACCTGTGCGCCGCCGCCCTCCGGCGCAGCGACAACACGGCCGCCAACCTGCTGCTGCGCGAACTCGGCGGCCCGGCCGCCGTCACCGCCTTCGCCCGCTCCCTGGGCGACCGGACCACCCGCCTCGACCGCTGGGAGCCGGACCTCAACTCGGCCGAGCCGTGGCGGACGACGGACACCACCAGCCCCGCCGCCATCGGCACCGCCTACGCCCGGCTGCTGGTCGGCGACGCGCTCGCACCGTCGGACCGGGGCCGGCTGACGGCCTGGATGAAGGGCAACGAGACCAGCGCGCACCGCTTCCGCGCCGCCCTGGACGAGGACTGGACCGTCGCCGACAAGACGGGCACCGGCTCCTACGGCACCGGCAACGACGTGGGCGTGGCCTGGACGCCGGACGGCACCCCGATCGTGCTGGCCGTGCTCACGAGCAAGCCGGAGCAGGCCGCGGACGCCGACGATGCGCTGATCGCGAGCGTGACGCGGGTGCTCGTCCGGGCCGTCGCGGACTGA
- the argS gene encoding arginine--tRNA ligase, whose protein sequence is MASVTSLAASVHQRVADALSAALPEAGAADPLLRRSDRADFQANGMLALAKKLKGNPRELATKVVAEIGESDLLQEIEVSGPGFLNITVADRAITETLAARAADDRLGVPLKEQPGVTVIDYAQPNVAKEMHVGHLRSAVIGDALRHILDFTGERTIGRHHIGDWGTQFGMLIQYLIENPGELAPAADVDGEQAMSNLNRVYKASRAVFDSDDDFKERARKRVVALQSGDAETLDLWQRFVDESKVYFYSVFEKLDMEVRDDEIVGESAYNDMMAETARLLEESGVAVRSEGALVVFFDEIRGKDDQPVPLIVQKADGGFGYAASDLSAIRDRVFGLKATTLLYVVDVRQSLHFRMVFETARRAGWLTDDVTAHNMGYGTVLGADGKPFKTRAGETVRLEDLLDEAAERATAVVREKGAAVGLTEQEITENGAQVGIGAVKYADLSTSPSRDYKFDLDQMVSLNGDTSVYLQYAYARIRSIFRKAGDAAPAAHPELPLAPAERALGLHLDQFGETVAEAAAGYEPHKLAAYLYGLASLFTTFYDQCPVLKAEGGADQIANRLFLCELTARTLHQGMALLGIRTPERL, encoded by the coding sequence ATGGCCTCGGTCACTTCTCTCGCAGCTTCGGTCCACCAGCGCGTCGCGGACGCCCTCTCGGCAGCCCTGCCGGAGGCCGGCGCCGCGGACCCGCTGCTGCGCCGAAGCGACCGGGCGGATTTCCAGGCCAACGGCATGCTGGCGCTCGCCAAGAAGCTCAAGGGCAACCCGCGGGAGCTGGCGACCAAGGTCGTCGCGGAGATCGGCGAGAGCGACCTCCTCCAGGAGATCGAGGTCTCCGGCCCCGGCTTCCTCAACATCACCGTCGCCGACCGGGCGATCACCGAGACGCTGGCCGCGCGCGCCGCCGACGACCGGCTCGGCGTACCGCTCAAGGAGCAGCCCGGCGTCACGGTCATCGACTACGCCCAGCCGAACGTCGCCAAGGAGATGCACGTCGGGCACCTGCGCTCGGCGGTCATCGGCGACGCCCTGCGCCACATCCTGGACTTCACCGGCGAGCGGACCATCGGCCGGCACCACATCGGCGACTGGGGCACCCAGTTCGGCATGCTCATCCAGTACCTGATCGAGAACCCCGGCGAGCTGGCCCCGGCGGCCGACGTCGACGGCGAGCAGGCGATGAGCAACCTCAACCGCGTCTACAAGGCCTCGCGGGCCGTCTTCGACTCCGACGACGACTTCAAGGAGCGGGCCCGCAAGCGGGTCGTGGCGCTCCAGTCCGGCGACGCGGAGACCCTCGACCTGTGGCAGCGGTTCGTGGACGAGTCGAAGGTCTACTTCTACTCGGTCTTCGAGAAGCTGGACATGGAGGTCCGCGACGACGAGATCGTCGGCGAGTCCGCGTACAACGACATGATGGCCGAGACGGCGCGGCTGCTGGAGGAGTCGGGCGTCGCGGTCCGCTCCGAGGGCGCGCTGGTGGTCTTCTTCGACGAGATCCGCGGCAAGGACGACCAGCCGGTGCCGCTGATCGTGCAGAAGGCGGACGGCGGCTTCGGCTACGCGGCCTCCGACCTCTCCGCGATCCGCGACCGCGTCTTCGGCCTGAAGGCGACGACGCTCCTGTACGTCGTCGACGTCCGCCAGTCGCTGCACTTCCGGATGGTCTTCGAGACGGCCCGCCGGGCGGGCTGGCTGACCGACGACGTCACCGCGCACAACATGGGCTACGGCACGGTCCTCGGCGCCGACGGCAAGCCGTTCAAGACCCGGGCGGGCGAGACCGTACGCCTGGAGGACCTGCTCGACGAGGCCGCCGAGCGGGCGACCGCGGTGGTGCGCGAGAAGGGCGCGGCGGTCGGCCTGACCGAGCAGGAGATCACCGAGAACGGCGCGCAGGTCGGCATCGGCGCGGTGAAGTACGCGGACCTGTCGACGTCGCCGAGCCGGGACTACAAGTTCGACCTGGACCAGATGGTGTCGCTGAACGGCGACACGTCGGTGTACCTCCAGTACGCCTACGCCCGGATCCGGTCGATCTTCCGCAAGGCCGGTGACGCGGCCCCCGCGGCGCACCCGGAGCTGCCGCTGGCCCCGGCCGAGCGGGCCCTGGGCCTGCACCTCGACCAGTTCGGCGAGACCGTCGCCGAGGCCGCCGCGGGCTACGAGCCGCACAAGCTCGCCGCGTACCTCTACGGCCTGGCCTCGCTGTTCACGACCTTCTACGACCAGTGCCCGGTCCTGAAGGCCGAGGGCGGCGCGGACCAGATCGCGAACCGGCTGTTCCTGTGCGAGCTGACCGCCCGCACCCTCCACCAGGGCATGGCGCTGCTCGGCATCCGGACGCCCGAGCGGCTCTGA
- the lysS gene encoding lysine--tRNA ligase, with product MAQQSTETDWVSRFADEVIAEAERRAPGKPVVCASGLSPSGPIHLGNLREVMTPHLVADEIRRRGYEVRHLISWDDYDRYRKVPNGVPGVDDSWAEHIGKPLTAVPAPAGSAYPNWAEHFKAAMSEALAELGVEYDGISQTAQYTAGVYREQILHAMKHRADIDAILGQYRTKKAPAKKSQKPVDEAELEAAEGSGAAAEDDGSGGSAGYFPYKPYCGQCEKDLTTVTSYDDETTELAYTCTECGFGETVRLSEFNRGKLVWKVDWPMRWAYEGVIFEPSGVDHSSPGSSFVVGGQIVRQIFDGAQPIGPMYAFVGISGMAKMSSSRGGVPTPGDALKIMEAPLLRWLYARRKPNQSFKIAFDQEIQRLYDEWDKLEAKVADGTALPADAAAYSRAARTAAGELPRTPRPLPYRTLASVADITAGHDEQTLRILGELDPDNPVTSLDETRPRLAKAEYWINTQVPAEQRTIVRDEPDAKLLGTLDEQSRGSLRLLLDGLDEHWSLDGLTTLVYGVPKVQAGLEPDAKPTPELKVAQRAFFALLYQLLVGRDTGPRLPTLLLAVGAGRVRELLGG from the coding sequence GTGGCTCAGCAGAGCACCGAGACCGACTGGGTCTCCAGGTTCGCGGACGAGGTCATTGCCGAGGCGGAGCGCCGCGCCCCGGGCAAACCAGTCGTCTGCGCCTCGGGCCTGAGCCCGTCCGGCCCGATCCACCTCGGCAACCTCCGCGAGGTCATGACCCCGCACCTGGTGGCCGACGAGATCCGCCGCCGCGGGTACGAGGTCCGCCACCTCATCTCGTGGGACGACTACGACCGCTACCGCAAGGTCCCCAACGGCGTGCCGGGCGTCGACGACTCCTGGGCCGAGCACATCGGCAAGCCGCTGACCGCGGTGCCGGCCCCGGCCGGCTCGGCGTACCCGAACTGGGCGGAGCACTTCAAGGCCGCCATGTCCGAGGCGCTGGCCGAGCTGGGCGTCGAGTACGACGGCATCAGCCAGACCGCGCAGTACACCGCCGGCGTCTACCGCGAGCAGATCCTGCACGCGATGAAGCACCGCGCGGACATCGACGCGATCCTCGGCCAGTACCGCACCAAGAAGGCGCCGGCCAAGAAGTCGCAGAAGCCGGTCGACGAGGCCGAGCTGGAGGCCGCCGAGGGCTCGGGCGCGGCCGCCGAGGACGACGGCAGCGGCGGCTCGGCCGGCTACTTCCCGTACAAGCCCTACTGCGGGCAGTGCGAGAAGGACCTGACCACGGTCACCTCCTACGACGACGAGACCACCGAGCTCGCCTACACCTGCACCGAGTGCGGCTTCGGCGAAACGGTCCGGCTGAGCGAGTTCAACCGCGGCAAGCTGGTCTGGAAGGTCGACTGGCCGATGCGGTGGGCCTACGAGGGCGTGATCTTCGAGCCGTCCGGCGTCGACCACTCCTCGCCCGGCTCGTCCTTCGTCGTCGGCGGCCAGATCGTCCGGCAGATCTTCGACGGCGCGCAGCCCATCGGGCCGATGTACGCCTTCGTCGGCATCAGCGGCATGGCCAAGATGTCGTCGTCGCGCGGCGGGGTGCCGACCCCCGGCGACGCGCTGAAGATCATGGAGGCGCCGCTGCTGCGCTGGCTGTACGCCCGCCGCAAGCCCAACCAGTCCTTCAAGATCGCCTTCGACCAGGAGATCCAGCGGCTCTACGACGAGTGGGACAAGCTGGAGGCCAAGGTCGCCGACGGCACCGCGCTGCCGGCCGACGCCGCGGCGTACTCCCGCGCGGCCCGCACCGCCGCCGGCGAGCTGCCCCGCACCCCGCGCCCGCTGCCGTACCGCACGCTCGCCTCGGTCGCCGACATCACCGCGGGCCACGACGAGCAGACGCTCCGGATCCTCGGCGAACTCGACCCGGACAACCCGGTCACCTCGCTCGACGAGACCCGGCCGCGGCTGGCCAAGGCCGAGTACTGGATCAACACCCAGGTCCCGGCCGAGCAGCGCACCATCGTCCGTGACGAGCCCGACGCGAAGCTGCTCGGCACGCTCGACGAGCAGTCCCGGGGCTCGCTGCGGCTGCTGCTCGACGGCCTCGACGAGCACTGGTCGCTGGACGGCCTGACGACCCTGGTCTACGGCGTCCCGAAGGTCCAGGCGGGTCTGGAGCCGGACGCCAAGCCGACCCCGGAGCTGAAGGTCGCCCAGCGTGCCTTCTTCGCCCTGCTCTACCAGCTGCTGGTCGGCCGGGACACCGGGCCGCGGCTGCCCACCCTGCTGCTGGCCGTCGGCGCCGGCCGGGTGCGCGAGCTGCTCGGCGGCTGA
- a CDS encoding DUF2637 domain-containing protein, with the protein MAAPLKLTRTHRILIGVVITGAVAIAAIGFAGSYAAVRELALKKGFGTFAYFFPIGIDAGICVLLALDLLLTWIRMPFPLLRQTAWLLTVATVAFNAAAATDPLGMGMHAVIPVLFVVTVEAARHAVGRIADITADKHMEGVRITRWLLAPVPTFLLWRRMKLWELRSYDAVIKLEQERLVYQARLRSRFGRAWRRKAPVESLMPLRLARYGVPLAETAPAGLAAAGIEPQLLPAPRPSAATPALEPTAQEPAGAAVPDAGAGAEAGAGTEAEELPSQWFAAPQQVTYRGNYDPAFVPGQEHGAAPDEHQVPAGAQAPVPAPRAAESGRQVPVPNGAGGTRPLGKGAPEAEPQPAQAPAAAPTEEDLYQVFRHSIEGEGMPTPGAFAANLEAQYGVRLQPRDVNRYVDRFSDRLNAELMDEHIA; encoded by the coding sequence GTGGCCGCGCCACTGAAGCTGACACGCACGCACCGGATACTCATCGGCGTGGTGATCACCGGCGCGGTGGCCATCGCCGCCATCGGCTTCGCCGGCTCCTACGCGGCCGTGCGCGAACTCGCCCTGAAGAAGGGCTTCGGCACCTTCGCCTACTTCTTCCCCATCGGCATCGACGCGGGCATCTGTGTGCTGCTCGCCCTGGATCTGCTGCTGACCTGGATCCGGATGCCCTTCCCGCTGCTGCGGCAGACGGCGTGGCTGCTGACGGTCGCGACGGTGGCGTTCAACGCCGCGGCGGCGACCGATCCGCTGGGCATGGGCATGCACGCCGTCATTCCGGTGCTGTTCGTCGTCACCGTCGAGGCCGCCCGGCACGCCGTCGGGCGGATCGCCGACATCACGGCGGACAAGCACATGGAAGGCGTGCGGATCACGCGCTGGCTGCTGGCGCCCGTCCCGACGTTCCTGCTGTGGCGGCGGATGAAGCTGTGGGAGCTGCGGTCCTACGACGCGGTGATCAAGCTGGAGCAGGAACGGCTGGTGTACCAGGCGCGGCTGCGTTCGCGCTTCGGCCGGGCCTGGCGCCGCAAGGCTCCCGTGGAGTCCCTGATGCCGCTGCGGCTCGCCCGCTACGGCGTGCCGCTGGCGGAGACCGCTCCCGCGGGCCTGGCCGCCGCGGGCATCGAACCGCAGCTGCTGCCGGCGCCCCGGCCGTCCGCCGCCACCCCCGCCCTGGAGCCGACGGCGCAGGAGCCGGCCGGGGCCGCGGTCCCCGACGCAGGAGCCGGAGCCGAGGCCGGTGCCGGCACCGAGGCCGAGGAGCTGCCGAGCCAGTGGTTCGCGGCCCCGCAGCAGGTGACGTACCGGGGGAACTACGACCCGGCGTTCGTCCCCGGGCAGGAGCACGGGGCCGCGCCCGACGAACACCAGGTGCCGGCCGGCGCGCAGGCCCCGGTACCCGCGCCGCGCGCGGCGGAGTCCGGCCGGCAGGTCCCGGTGCCCAACGGCGCGGGCGGGACGCGGCCGCTCGGCAAGGGCGCCCCGGAGGCGGAACCGCAGCCCGCGCAGGCACCGGCCGCGGCCCCCACCGAAGAGGACCTGTACCAGGTCTTCCGGCACTCGATAGAGGGCGAAGGCATGCCCACACCGGGCGCGTTCGCCGCGAACCTGGAGGCGCAGTACGGCGTCCGCCTGCAGCCGCGGGACGTGAACCGCTACGTGGACCGGTTCAGCGACCGCCTCAACGCGGAGCTGATGGACGAACACATCGCCTGA
- a CDS encoding DUF3558 domain-containing protein, with the protein MHRSAKRLASLLTCAAVPVLLVAGCSGSDSDSSGDASSSAAPGSAKPSPTVAPAKFKTLPNPCEAFSKDTVKKMLPKAKDTSGDRGKSTDNASHGTCSWTSSDEKGVDGTQWRWLDVGYQRYDSDPGVGSGDKRATDFATKQIADAKATKDAKKVSTVQTSGTGDEATAITYDVKRDGTNFKNTTVVARTANIVVTVNYNGAGLAGADAPKSADLLKQTQAAAKEAVTAATKANG; encoded by the coding sequence ATGCACCGTTCAGCCAAGCGCCTCGCCAGCCTTCTCACCTGCGCAGCAGTACCGGTGCTGCTCGTCGCCGGCTGCTCCGGCTCGGACAGCGACAGCTCCGGTGACGCCTCCTCCTCCGCCGCCCCCGGCAGCGCCAAGCCGTCGCCGACCGTCGCGCCCGCGAAGTTCAAGACGCTGCCGAACCCGTGCGAGGCGTTCTCCAAGGACACCGTCAAGAAGATGCTGCCCAAGGCGAAGGACACCTCCGGGGACCGCGGCAAGTCCACCGACAACGCCTCCCACGGCACCTGCTCGTGGACCAGCTCGGACGAGAAGGGCGTCGACGGCACCCAGTGGCGCTGGCTGGACGTCGGCTACCAGCGCTACGACTCCGACCCGGGCGTCGGCAGCGGAGACAAGCGCGCCACGGACTTCGCCACCAAGCAGATAGCCGACGCGAAGGCCACCAAGGACGCCAAGAAGGTCTCGACCGTCCAAACCTCCGGCACCGGCGACGAGGCGACCGCGATCACCTACGACGTGAAGCGCGACGGCACCAACTTCAAGAACACCACCGTCGTCGCCCGGACCGCCAACATCGTCGTGACGGTCAACTACAACGGCGCGGGCCTGGCCGGCGCGGACGCCCCCAAGAGCGCCGACCTGCTCAAGCAGACCCAGGCCGCCGCCAAGGAGGCGGTCACCGCCGCCACCAAGGCCAACGGCTGA
- a CDS encoding RtcB family protein gives MSYVEVPGAQVPIRMWTDPATVEGVAMQQLRNVATLPWIKGLAVMPDVHYGKGATVGSVIAMHGAVCPAAVGVDIGCGMSAVKTSLTADDLPGDLSRLRSKIEQAIPVGRGMHDDPVDPGRLHGYPTAGWGDFWSRFDGVADAVKFRQERATKQMGSLGSGNHFIEFCLDDAGAVWLMLHSGSRNIGKELAEFHMGQAQKLPHNQGLVDRDLAVFIADTPPMAAYRNDLFWAQEYAKHNRAVMMALFQDVVRKEFSKARPTFEPVISCHHNYVAEERYDGMDLLVTRKGAIRAGSGEYGIIPGSMGTGSYIVRGLGNAASFNSASHGAGRKMSRNAAKKRFSTRDLEDQTRGVECRKDSGVVDEIPGAYKPIEKVIDQQRDLVEVVAKLKQVVCVKG, from the coding sequence ATGTCGTACGTCGAGGTGCCCGGCGCGCAGGTGCCGATCCGGATGTGGACGGATCCGGCCACGGTCGAGGGCGTCGCGATGCAGCAGCTGCGCAATGTCGCCACCCTGCCGTGGATCAAGGGCCTGGCCGTGATGCCGGACGTCCACTACGGCAAGGGCGCCACGGTCGGCTCGGTCATCGCCATGCACGGCGCGGTCTGCCCGGCGGCGGTCGGTGTGGACATCGGCTGCGGGATGAGCGCGGTCAAGACCTCGCTCACCGCGGACGACCTGCCCGGCGACCTCTCCCGGCTCCGCTCGAAGATCGAGCAGGCGATTCCGGTGGGGCGCGGGATGCACGACGATCCCGTCGACCCCGGACGGCTGCACGGCTACCCGACCGCGGGATGGGGCGACTTCTGGTCGCGGTTCGACGGGGTGGCCGACGCCGTCAAGTTCCGCCAGGAGCGCGCCACGAAGCAGATGGGTTCGCTGGGCAGCGGCAACCACTTCATCGAGTTCTGCCTCGACGACGCCGGCGCGGTGTGGCTGATGCTGCACTCCGGTTCCCGGAACATCGGCAAGGAGCTGGCCGAGTTCCACATGGGGCAGGCGCAGAAGCTGCCGCACAACCAGGGCCTGGTCGACCGCGACCTCGCCGTCTTCATCGCGGACACCCCGCCGATGGCGGCGTACCGCAACGACCTGTTCTGGGCGCAGGAGTACGCCAAGCACAACCGGGCCGTGATGATGGCGCTCTTCCAGGACGTCGTCCGCAAGGAGTTCAGCAAGGCCAGGCCGACGTTCGAGCCGGTGATCTCCTGCCACCACAACTATGTGGCGGAGGAGCGGTACGACGGCATGGACCTGCTGGTGACCCGTAAGGGCGCGATCCGGGCGGGCAGCGGCGAGTACGGCATCATCCCGGGCTCGATGGGCACCGGCTCGTACATCGTCAGGGGACTGGGCAACGCCGCGTCCTTCAACTCCGCCTCCCACGGCGCCGGCCGGAAGATGAGCCGGAACGCCGCGAAGAAGCGGTTCTCCACGCGGGATCTGGAGGACCAGACGCGGGGTGTGGAGTGTCGTAAGGACTCCGGTGTGGTGGACGAGATCCCCGGCGCCTACAAGCCGATCGAGAAGGTCATCGACCAGCAGCGGGACCTGGTCGAGGTCGTGGCCAAGCTCAAGCAGGTGGTGTGTGTGAAGGGCTGA